In Streptococcus gallolyticus subsp. gallolyticus DSM 16831, the sequence TGATCCTGTTACTGTAAATTATTTAACGGGATTTTACTGTGACCCACACGAACGCCAAATGTTCCTTTTTGTGTATAGCGACCGTGAACCCGTGCTTTTCGTTCCTGCGCTTGAAGTGGCACGCGCAAGCCAAATCGTCACTTTCCCTGTTTTTGGTTACATGGATTCTGAAAATCCTTGGCAAAAAATCAAATCTGTTCTGCCTTCAACTGACAGCGCGAAAGTTTTTGCTGAATTTGACAACCTCAATGTGACAAAATTCCAAGGTTTGCAAACTGTTTTTGACGGACGTTTTGAAGACTTGACACCGTTTATTCAAAAAATGCGTCTCATCAAATCACAAGATGAAATCGAAAAAATGCTAATTGCTGGTCAGTTTGCTGATAAAGCGGTTCAAGTTGGTTTTGATAATATTTCATTAGACAATACAGAGACTGACGTCATTGCCATGATTGAGTTTGAAATGAAAAAACAAGGTGTTGAAAAAATGAGTTTTGACACTATGGTCTTAACTGGAAATAATGCTGCTAATCCACACGGTATCCCTGGTACGAACAAAATTGAAAATAACTCACTACTCTTGTTTGACCTTGGAACAGATATGCATGGCTACGCTAGTGATATGACGCGTACTGTTGCCGTTGGTAAACCTGACCAATTCAAAAAAGATATTTACGAACTTTGCTTAGAAGCCCAATTAACAGCTCAAGAATTCATCAAACCTGGTGTTCTTGCTAGCGAAGTTGACGCTGCTGCACGTAATGTCATTGAAAAAGCAGGCTACGGTGAATACTTCAACCACCGTCTTGGACATGGTATCGGTATGACTTG encodes:
- a CDS encoding M24 family metallopeptidase encodes the protein MSKLNQIRSYLSQEKANIAVFSDPVTVNYLTGFYCDPHERQMFLFVYSDREPVLFVPALEVARASQIVTFPVFGYMDSENPWQKIKSVLPSTDSAKVFAEFDNLNVTKFQGLQTVFDGRFEDLTPFIQKMRLIKSQDEIEKMLIAGQFADKAVQVGFDNISLDNTETDVIAMIEFEMKKQGVEKMSFDTMVLTGNNAANPHGIPGTNKIENNSLLLFDLGTDMHGYASDMTRTVAVGKPDQFKKDIYELCLEAQLTAQEFIKPGVLASEVDAAARNVIEKAGYGEYFNHRLGHGIGMTCHEFPSIMEGNDMEIQEGMCFSVEPGIYIPGKVGVRIEDCGHVTKSGFEVFTHTPKELLYFEG